A window of Candidatus Saccharibacteria bacterium contains these coding sequences:
- a CDS encoding ATP-dependent Clp protease proteolytic subunit: MNKPSNYLVPTVIESTRGGERAYDIYSRLLKERIVFLGEEVNEHTSNLVVAQLLHLAYEDPNKDISLYINSPGGGIYDGLAIYDTMQFIKPNVATYGIGLQASMGAFLLSSGTKGKRYLLPHATTMIHQPRSGSRGVVTDMEITLKETVRLKERLSEIMADNTGQKIDKIRADMERDYWMNAEEAVAYGLADKVVKKS; encoded by the coding sequence ATGAACAAGCCATCCAATTACTTAGTCCCCACAGTGATCGAGAGTACGCGCGGCGGCGAGCGGGCATACGACATTTATAGCCGGCTGCTCAAGGAGCGCATCGTCTTCCTGGGCGAAGAGGTCAATGAACACACCTCCAACCTGGTGGTAGCCCAACTGCTGCACCTGGCCTACGAAGACCCTAACAAAGATATTTCCTTGTACATCAATAGTCCTGGCGGCGGTATTTACGACGGACTGGCCATTTATGACACCATGCAGTTTATCAAGCCGAATGTGGCGACGTATGGCATCGGCCTGCAGGCTAGCATGGGCGCATTTTTGCTGAGCTCCGGCACTAAAGGCAAGCGTTATTTACTGCCGCACGCCACCACCATGATTCACCAGCCCCGCAGCGGTTCCCGCGGAGTGGTCACCGATATGGAGATCACGCTGAAGGAAACGGTCCGGCTCAAGGAACGCCTCTCGGAAATCATGGCCGACAACACCGGTCAGAAAATTGACAAGATCCGTGCCGACATGGAGCGCGATTATTGGATGAACGCCGAGGAGGCCGTGGCGTACGGGTTGGCCGACAAGGTAGTCAAGAAATCGTAA
- the tig gene encoding trigger factor, producing MKYTVDHLTPTRVKIAISLDADDLANVRQLTLAKLAKSIKVPGFRKGKVPAAVAARQLDPAAVDAQMAEDAANVFVIEAFNKEALQPLERPAVDVTAFEPAEKLELTAEADVLPAIKLGEYKGLKVKKEVKKITDKEIDEVVENLRRGSAKKEAVEREARNGDEVVIDFEGRNEKGELVPGAAGKQYPLTLGSDSFIPGFEAGLTGKKAGEEYELPLTFPKDYHQASLAGAKVTFTGKVETVNEIKLPELNDEFAAQHGEFSNLDELKQDIRHELEARANQAALENYKNDLLEALLKKSEAPAPEVLVADQLTSLKRDMFQNLQYRGLTYDAFLEEQGTTAEEYEAKELRPAAEKRVQIGLLLSELSRAENIEVSQGELNAQLKQLVQQYPHMRQQLDTPEARRDIANRALTDKTLDRLVELNDAPAKSGKVLKSSQ from the coding sequence ATGAAATATACTGTAGACCACCTCACACCCACCCGCGTCAAGATTGCGATTTCGCTTGATGCCGACGACCTGGCCAACGTCCGCCAGCTTACACTTGCCAAATTGGCAAAATCTATAAAGGTACCCGGCTTCCGCAAGGGCAAGGTACCAGCCGCCGTGGCTGCCCGCCAACTCGACCCGGCTGCCGTTGACGCCCAGATGGCTGAAGATGCCGCCAATGTCTTCGTCATTGAAGCGTTTAATAAGGAAGCACTGCAGCCGCTGGAGCGCCCGGCCGTCGATGTTACCGCTTTTGAGCCGGCCGAGAAGCTGGAGCTGACCGCCGAGGCTGATGTTTTGCCTGCCATCAAGCTTGGCGAATACAAGGGGCTCAAGGTAAAGAAAGAGGTCAAGAAGATCACCGACAAGGAAATTGACGAAGTCGTTGAGAACCTGCGCCGCGGCAGCGCCAAGAAGGAAGCCGTCGAGCGCGAGGCTCGGAACGGTGACGAGGTGGTTATCGACTTTGAGGGCCGTAATGAAAAGGGTGAGCTGGTACCTGGTGCCGCTGGCAAGCAGTATCCGCTGACCTTGGGCTCTGATTCGTTCATCCCCGGCTTTGAGGCCGGGCTGACCGGCAAGAAGGCCGGTGAGGAGTATGAACTGCCCTTGACGTTCCCTAAGGACTACCATCAGGCCAGCCTGGCCGGTGCCAAGGTAACGTTCACTGGTAAGGTGGAAACAGTTAACGAGATCAAGCTGCCAGAGCTGAACGATGAGTTCGCCGCCCAGCACGGCGAGTTCAGCAACCTGGACGAGCTGAAGCAGGACATCCGCCACGAGCTGGAAGCCCGCGCCAACCAGGCTGCCCTAGAGAATTACAAGAACGACCTGCTGGAAGCCCTGCTCAAGAAGAGCGAAGCCCCGGCTCCTGAAGTGTTGGTAGCCGACCAGCTCACCAGCCTCAAGCGCGACATGTTCCAGAACCTGCAGTACCGTGGCCTGACCTACGACGCCTTCCTGGAAGAGCAGGGCACGACGGCTGAGGAATATGAGGCCAAAGAGCTGCGTCCGGCTGCCGAGAAACGTGTGCAGATAGGCCTGCTGCTGTCTGAGCTGAGCCGCGCCGAGAACATCGAGGTCAGCCAGGGCGAACTCAACGCCCAGCTGAAGCAGCTGGTCCAGCAGTATCCGCACATGCGCCAGCAGCTGGACACGCCTGAAGCCCGCCGTGACATCGCCAACCGCGCCCTGACCGACAAGACGCTTGACCGCCTGGTTGAGCTGAACGACGCGCCGGCGAAATCCGGCAAAGTCCTCAAATCCAGCCAGTAG
- a CDS encoding CsbD family protein, which translates to MSGTTDKMAGKAKKTIGKMTDNKKMQAEGKTQETKGKMKSGMKDAGETLSRKTDDTSRKHVL; encoded by the coding sequence ATGAGTGGCACTACAGACAAGATGGCCGGCAAGGCCAAAAAGACCATCGGTAAGATGACCGATAATAAGAAAATGCAGGCAGAAGGCAAGACCCAGGAAACCAAGGGTAAGATGAAGTCTGGCATGAAGGATGCGGGCGAGACGCTCTCGCGCAAGACAGACGACACCAGTCGTAAGCACGTACTCTAG
- a CDS encoding glycosyltransferase, whose product MNKSDSRFAFLRGTASKPLLLVNILLSIMYFIVITFFFEHGNPILFSLLIAGEVFHLWQIIGYCYTVWEMKNDSVFAPHFARPVDVFITVAGEPVEIIEETARAALAMDYPSFTVNILNDGYVAKKDNWQDVVRLGEELGINVITRTTPGGAKAGNINNALRETSNPYVVIFDADHVPYPSFLRETMGYFIDPKMGFVQTPQFYHNQGINGVTQVAWDQQSLFFGPIMAGKNRLGSVFMCGTNMVLAREALTDAGGMCEFNIAEDFLTSLFMHEKGWKSVYVPKVLAEGLAPEDFLSYYKQQYRWTRGSLEVIFKFNPLFRRGLNFKQKMQYLISASYYLSGVVVLIDALLPIIFLFTGLTAITTSTMTLALVFMPYIFVSLYLLQSTSNYAYTFQAISFSISSFFLQIRALIAVLLNQKTSFVVTSKQAIQGNFLYLVVPQIAYIVLTIAGSIVAFNREGMSASLLANLAWALVTVACFIPFIMAAAPKLSLPGAKWLQRPSKRRAAHQPVPVEHVS is encoded by the coding sequence ATGAATAAATCCGATTCGCGCTTCGCATTCCTGCGGGGTACTGCCAGCAAGCCGCTACTGCTCGTCAATATACTGTTGTCGATCATGTACTTCATCGTCATCACGTTCTTCTTTGAGCACGGCAACCCCATTCTGTTCTCGCTGCTGATCGCCGGTGAAGTCTTCCACCTCTGGCAGATCATCGGCTACTGTTACACCGTCTGGGAAATGAAGAATGACAGCGTTTTTGCGCCGCACTTCGCCCGGCCGGTCGATGTCTTCATCACCGTGGCCGGTGAGCCGGTTGAAATTATCGAAGAGACCGCCCGCGCGGCGCTCGCCATGGATTACCCAAGCTTCACTGTCAACATCCTTAACGACGGCTATGTGGCCAAGAAGGATAACTGGCAGGATGTCGTCCGTCTGGGCGAGGAGCTCGGTATCAACGTCATCACGCGCACCACGCCGGGCGGTGCCAAGGCAGGGAACATCAATAACGCCCTGCGTGAGACCAGTAACCCCTACGTCGTCATCTTCGACGCCGACCACGTGCCATACCCATCATTCCTGCGTGAGACCATGGGCTATTTCATCGACCCCAAGATGGGCTTTGTGCAGACGCCGCAGTTCTACCACAACCAGGGCATTAACGGCGTGACACAAGTGGCCTGGGACCAGCAGTCGTTGTTCTTCGGCCCGATCATGGCTGGTAAAAACCGCCTGGGCTCGGTCTTTATGTGCGGCACCAACATGGTGCTTGCCCGGGAGGCCCTGACGGATGCCGGCGGCATGTGTGAGTTCAACATCGCCGAAGATTTCCTGACCTCGCTGTTCATGCACGAAAAAGGCTGGAAGAGTGTCTACGTGCCAAAAGTACTGGCCGAAGGCCTGGCACCCGAAGACTTCCTGTCGTACTACAAGCAGCAGTACCGCTGGACGCGCGGCAGCCTTGAGGTCATCTTCAAGTTCAACCCGCTGTTCCGCCGCGGTCTGAACTTCAAGCAGAAGATGCAGTACCTGATTTCCGCCAGCTACTACCTTTCCGGCGTGGTCGTGCTGATTGACGCGCTGCTGCCCATCATTTTCCTGTTCACCGGCCTGACCGCCATCACTACTTCTACCATGACCCTGGCGCTGGTCTTCATGCCGTACATCTTTGTCAGCCTGTATCTGCTGCAATCGACCAGTAACTACGCCTATACCTTCCAGGCTATCTCGTTCTCTATCAGCTCGTTCTTCCTGCAGATCCGCGCCCTCATCGCGGTGCTGCTCAACCAGAAGACTTCGTTCGTCGTCACCTCCAAGCAGGCTATCCAAGGCAACTTCCTGTACCTGGTGGTGCCGCAGATCGCCTATATCGTGCTGACTATCGCCGGGTCAATCGTCGCTTTCAACCGCGAAGGCATGTCGGCGTCGCTGCTGGCCAACCTGGCCTGGGCGTTGGTGACCGTGGCGTGTTTCATCCCGTTCATCATGGCCGCAGCGCCAAAACTGAGCCTGCCGGGTGCCAAGTGGCTGCAACGTCCGAGCAAGCGCCGGGCGGCCCATCAGCCCGTACCTGTGGAGCATGTGTCATGA
- a CDS encoding histidine--tRNA ligase: MSYLSTQPYKGARDYYPQDKRLQNYIFATWCRVAESYGYEEYMTPLLESYDIFAAKTGQEIVNEQTYSFTDRGDRRVVIRPEMTPGVSRLVAARRQEMAYPARLYSIANFMRYERPQKGREREFWQMNVDLFGVAGMQADLEIVSMADGIMKAFGATEKMYVIKLNSRKLINVMMSEYLQLDVMQTELMIKLFDRKDKISPHEFREAAADIFDDDQAEAGLLKIAELVGAKTMQELPKPVRDSAAVREVQSLFDQLRARGVHTAVFDITLMRGFDYYTDIVFEVFDLHPDNRRAMFGGGRYDGLVSLFGVETVPTVGMAPGATMMEEFLRTHKLVPELRPATEAYMIILGEDHLAGAQVLADRLRAEGVNVAVDITGRKLDKQIKAAVKMDVPFLIFIGADELRENRFTVKFTRESQEHKMSFERLVATIHDHRVKDGPIQDVLEA, from the coding sequence ATGTCTTATCTATCGACCCAACCATACAAAGGCGCCCGCGACTACTACCCGCAGGACAAGCGCCTCCAGAACTACATCTTTGCCACCTGGTGCCGCGTGGCCGAGAGCTACGGCTACGAGGAATATATGACGCCGCTGCTGGAAAGCTATGACATCTTTGCCGCCAAGACCGGCCAGGAGATTGTCAACGAGCAGACCTACAGCTTTACCGACCGCGGTGACCGCCGCGTGGTCATCCGCCCCGAGATGACACCGGGCGTCAGCCGCTTGGTGGCTGCCCGCCGGCAGGAGATGGCTTATCCGGCCCGGCTGTATTCCATTGCCAACTTTATGCGCTACGAACGTCCGCAGAAGGGGCGCGAGCGGGAGTTCTGGCAGATGAATGTCGACCTGTTCGGGGTGGCCGGCATGCAGGCTGACCTAGAGATTGTCAGTATGGCCGACGGTATCATGAAGGCCTTTGGCGCCACCGAGAAGATGTACGTTATCAAACTCAACAGCCGCAAGCTGATCAACGTCATGATGAGCGAGTATCTGCAACTTGACGTCATGCAGACCGAACTGATGATCAAGCTGTTCGACCGCAAGGATAAGATCTCACCGCACGAGTTCCGTGAGGCTGCGGCCGACATCTTTGATGATGACCAGGCCGAGGCCGGGCTGTTGAAGATCGCCGAGCTGGTCGGCGCCAAGACCATGCAGGAGCTGCCAAAACCGGTGCGCGACAGCGCCGCCGTCCGCGAAGTGCAGAGCCTGTTCGACCAACTGCGCGCCCGCGGCGTCCACACCGCCGTCTTTGACATTACGCTGATGCGCGGCTTCGACTATTACACCGACATCGTCTTTGAGGTCTTTGACCTCCACCCCGATAACCGCCGCGCCATGTTCGGCGGCGGCCGCTACGACGGCTTGGTCAGCCTGTTCGGCGTCGAGACGGTGCCGACTGTCGGCATGGCTCCGGGCGCCACTATGATGGAAGAATTCCTGCGCACCCACAAGCTGGTGCCGGAGCTGCGCCCGGCGACTGAGGCCTACATGATTATCCTGGGCGAGGACCACCTGGCCGGCGCCCAGGTGCTAGCCGACAGGCTGCGTGCCGAAGGCGTCAACGTGGCCGTCGATATTACCGGCCGCAAGCTCGATAAGCAGATCAAGGCCGCCGTCAAGATGGATGTGCCGTTTCTGATCTTCATCGGTGCCGACGAGCTGCGCGAAAACCGTTTTACCGTCAAGTTCACCCGCGAAAGCCAGGAGCACAAGATGAGCTTTGAGCGTCTGGTCGCCACCATCCACGACCATCGCGTCAAGGACGGCCCGATTCAGGACGTACTCGAGGCGTAA
- a CDS encoding RNA methyltransferase, whose amino-acid sequence MPVNPYPISSRQNPKLKHINALRRSHYRKKTGEFLIEGFRELERAVASGRVEFGMVLISRECFLGKNEWQLLEKIPVEIFEVPKHMFEDLSYRDRPDGLMAVAKQFVFPTLTDATLRERPLLVIEGVEKPGNAGTIFRTAEGAGFTDIVIADPRVDLFNPNVVRASTGVMFNLNVMQQSIESVYEWLKQHGWTIVAITPEGKESVYDVDLTGKVALVFGSEQYGLSEYARAHYDIGASLPMLGAADSLNLAMCAGIIMYESNRQGTVK is encoded by the coding sequence ATGCCGGTCAACCCGTATCCTATTTCCAGCCGCCAGAACCCCAAGCTCAAGCACATCAACGCGCTGCGGCGGAGCCATTACCGCAAAAAGACGGGCGAATTCCTGATTGAGGGCTTCCGTGAGCTTGAGCGGGCCGTGGCCAGCGGCCGGGTGGAGTTTGGCATGGTGCTTATCTCGCGCGAGTGCTTCCTGGGCAAGAATGAATGGCAGCTGCTGGAGAAGATTCCGGTAGAGATCTTTGAAGTGCCAAAGCATATGTTCGAGGATCTGTCGTATCGCGACCGGCCGGACGGGCTGATGGCGGTGGCGAAGCAGTTCGTGTTTCCAACCCTTACTGATGCCACCTTGCGGGAGCGGCCGCTGCTGGTAATTGAAGGCGTCGAGAAGCCGGGCAATGCCGGCACTATCTTTCGTACCGCCGAGGGTGCCGGTTTTACTGACATAGTCATTGCCGATCCGCGCGTCGATCTGTTCAACCCCAATGTGGTGCGGGCCAGTACGGGCGTCATGTTCAACCTCAACGTCATGCAGCAGTCGATTGAGTCGGTGTATGAGTGGCTGAAGCAGCATGGCTGGACCATCGTGGCCATCACGCCGGAGGGCAAAGAGTCTGTCTACGATGTGGATCTGACAGGGAAGGTGGCGTTGGTCTTTGGCTCTGAGCAATATGGGCTGAGTGAATATGCCCGGGCCCACTACGATATCGGCGCGTCCCTGCCGATGCTGGGGGCGGCGGATAGTCTGAATTTGGCGATGTGTGCGGGTATTATTATGTATGAATCAAATCGCCAAGGCACTGTTAAATAA
- a CDS encoding glycosyltransferase family 39 protein, producing the protein MNRLADDIKKPVVAKKTDQPVSKPAEKAAEQAEAPKKRGFDWGRLLVGAVIAACMAGVVLISQLFLIDNSLRLDESQSVWQASHSLSGMLGVVAQDVHMPLYHILLQQWMHLFGDSVVSVRSMSMVFFLATIPFVYLLARLVLSRKWSLIVTILFSLSPFMNWYANEARMYTLLVFFAAANQYFYARILKDGKGWFGYLLTTIFGAYSHYFFMFNLLAQAMFYLVNRKKYFRPGMFKRFIGVMVALAVALSPWVAYFIMSGLASNTRPLIERPTAVNFFNVYSQFLFGFQTDAVNTAIVSLWPLILIIAFFTVKRHLRMDRVVAYLLTMAFVPIIVAFALSFVVTPFFLSRYMVSAIAPLTIALVWLISRYGPKFSTLLITLWFLIVGATFTQQLASADTPVKEDFKAAAQSIEKTSSVHDIIVLSSPFTVYPFEYYYDGPLQIRTLPLWDRQNIGAVPTFSEERLPEEVETLKEGHDYIYLLLSYDQGYEEEIYQHFNMRYEKVKTQKFSNDLTLHVYRVGYDVMPEVLPTVDQ; encoded by the coding sequence ATGAACCGTCTTGCTGATGATATCAAGAAGCCGGTCGTCGCCAAGAAGACGGACCAGCCGGTAAGCAAGCCGGCGGAAAAAGCCGCCGAGCAGGCCGAAGCACCCAAGAAGCGCGGTTTTGATTGGGGCAGGCTCCTGGTCGGTGCCGTCATCGCCGCCTGCATGGCCGGTGTGGTGTTGATCTCTCAACTCTTTCTTATCGACAACAGCCTGCGCCTGGACGAGAGCCAGAGCGTCTGGCAGGCCTCGCATAGCCTCAGCGGTATGCTTGGCGTGGTGGCACAGGACGTCCATATGCCGCTGTACCACATCCTGCTGCAGCAGTGGATGCACCTCTTCGGCGATAGTGTCGTCAGTGTACGCTCTATGTCGATGGTATTCTTCCTGGCGACGATTCCGTTTGTCTATCTGTTGGCCAGGTTGGTGCTTTCACGCAAGTGGTCGCTGATAGTGACCATCCTCTTCAGCCTGTCGCCGTTCATGAACTGGTATGCCAACGAGGCGCGTATGTACACCTTGCTGGTGTTCTTTGCGGCGGCCAACCAGTACTTCTACGCCCGTATACTCAAGGACGGCAAGGGGTGGTTCGGCTACCTGCTGACCACCATCTTCGGCGCTTATTCGCATTACTTCTTCATGTTCAACCTGCTGGCCCAGGCCATGTTCTACCTGGTCAACCGTAAGAAGTACTTCAGGCCCGGCATGTTCAAACGCTTCATCGGCGTCATGGTGGCGCTGGCCGTAGCCCTGTCACCCTGGGTGGCCTACTTCATCATGTCCGGTCTGGCCAGCAACACCCGGCCGCTGATTGAGCGTCCGACGGCGGTCAACTTCTTCAACGTCTACTCGCAGTTCCTGTTCGGTTTCCAGACGGACGCCGTCAACACGGCCATCGTCTCGCTTTGGCCGCTGATTCTGATCATCGCCTTCTTCACGGTCAAGCGCCACCTGCGCATGGACCGCGTGGTAGCCTATCTGCTGACCATGGCCTTCGTACCGATTATTGTGGCGTTCGCGCTCAGCTTCGTAGTGACGCCATTCTTTTTGAGCCGCTACATGGTGTCGGCCATCGCGCCGCTGACCATCGCGCTGGTCTGGCTGATCAGCCGCTATGGGCCCAAGTTCTCGACGCTGCTGATCACGCTCTGGTTCCTGATCGTTGGCGCTACCTTCACGCAGCAGCTAGCCAGCGCTGATACGCCGGTGAAGGAAGACTTTAAGGCCGCAGCCCAGAGCATTGAGAAGACATCGTCCGTGCATGACATCATCGTGCTTTCCAGCCCGTTCACCGTGTATCCATTTGAATACTACTACGACGGCCCGCTGCAGATCCGCACCTTGCCGCTCTGGGACCGCCAGAACATTGGCGCCGTCCCAACCTTCAGCGAGGAACGTTTGCCCGAAGAAGTCGAGACCCTCAAAGAAGGTCACGACTACATCTACCTGCTCCTGAGCTATGACCAGGGCTACGAAGAAGAGATCTACCAGCACTTCAACATGCGTTACGAAAAAGTGAAGACGCAGAAGTTCTCCAACGACCTCACCCTGCATGTCTACCGCGTCGGCTACGACGTCATGCCTGAAGTGCTGCCGACCGTCGACCAGTAG
- a CDS encoding DUF2690 domain-containing protein yields MSLTAVLTMLLGMLGAPAANAATCYGDYCSGKDPVASGCYRDAITLETVPVITRSVTAEIEGVGFSYGGDRVGQLSLRWSESCGTNWAKLVHHGNFWSPCLRA; encoded by the coding sequence GTGAGCCTGACTGCAGTACTGACGATGCTCTTGGGGATGCTCGGCGCGCCAGCTGCCAATGCGGCAACATGCTATGGCGACTACTGCTCGGGGAAAGATCCCGTTGCATCTGGTTGCTACCGTGACGCGATCACGCTGGAGACCGTGCCCGTCATCACCAGATCAGTGACCGCTGAAATCGAAGGCGTCGGCTTCTCGTACGGAGGCGACCGGGTAGGCCAGCTCTCGCTGCGTTGGTCTGAGAGTTGCGGCACCAACTGGGCAAAGCTCGTACACCACGGCAACTTTTGGAGCCCTTGCCTAAGAGCTTAG